In one Hyphomicrobium sp. 99 genomic region, the following are encoded:
- the lon gene encoding endopeptidase La, protein MALGDSNASSTARTNAETGNGTPNIELPSDALILLPVRKVVLFPGLILPLTIGRDKSIAAVQQAVREQRQIGVFLQRDADNNDPGPEDIYRIGTLANIVRYLAAPDGTHHIVVQGVQRIRIDEFFPGTPFLAARVIHLPEPDTRSTEIEARFRNLRSQALEAVSLLPQAPQELVATIENSASPAALADLAAGYMDVPPEDKQAILETVDLTTRIDRVSKLLAERIEVMRIAQEIGRQTKAAFDDRQREAVLREQMATIQRQLGEGDGKSQEVAELSEAITKAQMPAEVEQHARKELARYQRMPEAAAEAGMVRTYLDWLTELPWALPEEKPIDIAAARRVLDEDHFGLEKIKKRIIEYLAVRKLAPQGKAPILCFVGPPGVGKTSLGQSIARAMQRPFVRVSLGGVHDESEIRGHRRTYVGALPGIIIQGIKRAGARNCVMMLDEIDKMGRGLHGDPSAAMLEVLDPEQNGTFRDNYLAVPFDLSRVVFIATSNMLDTIPGPLLDRMEIISLAGYTESEKLQIARRYLVKRQLEANGLKPDQVTIDDAALAAIIHGYTREAGVRALEREIGKVFRHAAVKIAEDSKAHVDITPKSLTEILGGPRFENEVAMRTSLPGVATGLAWTPVGGDILFIEATKSPGKGGLILTGQLGDVMRESAQAAMTLVKNRAASLGIDPTVFEKSEIHVHVPAGATPKDGPSAGVAMFMALVSLLTNRTVRNDTAMTGEISLRGVVLPVGGIKEKVVAAAAAGITRVMLPARNRRDFDDIPQDARDRLEFIWLERVDDAVASALDRKPADASTNTLNA, encoded by the coding sequence ATGGCACTTGGTGACTCGAACGCGTCCAGTACGGCAAGAACTAATGCAGAGACAGGCAACGGCACGCCGAACATCGAGCTTCCGTCGGATGCCCTGATCCTTCTCCCCGTCCGCAAAGTCGTGCTTTTCCCAGGTCTCATACTGCCACTTACGATCGGCCGCGATAAATCCATCGCTGCGGTTCAGCAAGCCGTGCGCGAACAGCGTCAGATTGGCGTATTTCTTCAGCGCGACGCAGATAACAACGATCCCGGGCCAGAGGATATCTATCGCATAGGCACGCTTGCCAACATCGTTCGCTATCTAGCGGCGCCCGACGGCACGCATCACATCGTCGTGCAAGGCGTGCAGCGCATTCGCATTGATGAATTTTTTCCTGGCACACCATTTCTTGCCGCACGCGTCATCCATCTACCCGAGCCTGACACCCGCTCGACTGAGATTGAAGCCCGATTCCGCAATCTTCGCAGTCAAGCGCTCGAGGCCGTGTCGTTGCTTCCGCAAGCTCCTCAGGAACTCGTAGCGACGATTGAGAATTCGGCGTCGCCCGCAGCGCTCGCCGATCTCGCCGCCGGCTATATGGACGTTCCGCCCGAAGACAAGCAGGCGATCCTCGAAACGGTAGACCTGACGACTCGCATTGATCGCGTTTCGAAACTGCTCGCCGAGCGCATCGAGGTAATGCGAATAGCGCAGGAGATCGGCCGTCAAACCAAAGCTGCGTTCGATGACCGTCAACGTGAAGCCGTGCTCCGCGAGCAAATGGCGACGATCCAGCGTCAGCTCGGCGAAGGCGACGGCAAATCGCAGGAAGTCGCGGAGCTGAGCGAGGCCATCACCAAGGCGCAAATGCCGGCCGAAGTCGAGCAGCACGCGCGTAAGGAACTCGCCCGCTATCAGAGAATGCCGGAAGCCGCGGCAGAAGCGGGCATGGTTCGCACCTATCTCGATTGGTTGACGGAGCTGCCTTGGGCGTTGCCGGAAGAAAAGCCGATCGATATCGCGGCAGCGCGCCGTGTTCTCGATGAAGACCATTTCGGGCTGGAAAAGATCAAGAAGCGGATCATCGAATACCTCGCCGTGCGCAAGCTCGCGCCTCAAGGCAAAGCGCCAATTCTCTGCTTCGTCGGCCCCCCGGGCGTCGGCAAAACGTCTCTCGGCCAATCGATCGCCCGCGCGATGCAGCGGCCGTTCGTGCGCGTCAGCCTCGGAGGCGTTCACGACGAATCCGAAATCCGCGGCCATCGCCGCACTTACGTCGGCGCGCTTCCGGGCATCATCATTCAGGGGATTAAACGGGCGGGCGCACGCAATTGCGTGATGATGCTCGATGAGATCGACAAGATGGGCCGCGGCCTTCACGGCGATCCGTCAGCAGCGATGCTCGAAGTGCTCGATCCCGAACAGAACGGCACTTTCCGCGATAACTATCTCGCCGTTCCCTTCGATCTGAGCCGCGTCGTTTTCATCGCAACTTCGAACATGCTCGACACCATACCGGGCCCGTTGCTCGACCGTATGGAAATCATCAGCCTTGCCGGATACACGGAAAGCGAAAAGTTGCAGATCGCCCGTCGCTATCTTGTCAAGCGACAGCTCGAAGCGAACGGACTGAAACCCGACCAAGTCACGATCGACGATGCTGCGTTGGCCGCCATCATCCACGGCTATACGCGCGAGGCCGGGGTGAGGGCGCTCGAACGCGAGATCGGCAAGGTGTTTCGGCACGCAGCCGTCAAGATCGCCGAGGACAGTAAGGCCCACGTTGACATCACGCCGAAGTCTCTCACCGAAATTCTGGGAGGCCCGCGCTTCGAAAATGAAGTCGCCATGCGCACTAGCCTGCCAGGTGTCGCGACGGGCCTCGCATGGACGCCGGTCGGAGGTGACATCCTTTTCATTGAGGCAACGAAGTCACCGGGCAAAGGCGGTTTGATCCTGACCGGACAGCTCGGCGACGTGATGCGTGAAAGCGCTCAAGCCGCCATGACGCTCGTCAAAAATCGCGCGGCCTCCCTTGGCATCGATCCCACCGTTTTCGAGAAGAGCGAGATCCATGTGCACGTCCCGGCTGGCGCGACGCCGAAAGACGGACCAAGCGCAGGCGTCGCCATGTTCATGGCCCTCGTCTCGCTCCTCACAAATCGCACCGTCAGAAACGACACCGCCATGACGGGAGAAATCTCTCTGAGAGGTGTCGTCCTGCCGGTCGGCGGCATCAAGGAGAAAGTCGTCGCCGCGGCGGCCGCTGGAATTACCCGCGTCATGCTGCCGGCGCGAAACCGGCGCGACTTCGACGATATTCCCCAGGACGCCCGCGATCGCCTCGAGTTCATATGGCTGGAACGCGTGGACGATGCGGTTGCCAGCGCGCTGGATCGCAAGCCGGCCGATGCCTCCACCAATACGCTCAACGCCTGA
- a CDS encoding cation diffusion facilitator family transporter, whose translation MSETALSKRVVYAALAGNLLVAVTKFIASAFTGSSSMLSEAVHSLVDTGNEALLLYGYFRASQKPDATHPLGYGRELYFWSFIVALLLFTLGAGVSIYEGINHVLDPHPITDVRVNYIVLALSAVFEGASWWVAFKRFGKLKGRRGYWEAIRDSKDPPSFMVLFEDTASLIGIVIAAIGNVLSVRLDLPALDGAASILIGLVLAFAATVLARENKALLIGERASDEVIHSILTLAISEPSVEGANNVFAVHLSPDQILAALSLEFADELRTPQIEAAVIRLEGQIRKKHPEVIALFIKPQTRRSFEQMRAGRHIDTESTP comes from the coding sequence ATGAGCGAAACCGCGCTTTCGAAAAGAGTCGTCTACGCTGCGTTGGCTGGCAATCTTCTCGTTGCCGTCACCAAATTCATTGCGTCGGCATTCACTGGAAGTTCCTCGATGCTCAGCGAGGCGGTGCACTCGCTGGTCGACACCGGCAACGAAGCACTCCTGCTTTACGGCTACTTCCGAGCGAGCCAGAAACCAGATGCCACGCATCCTCTCGGCTATGGGCGCGAGCTCTATTTCTGGAGCTTCATCGTTGCCCTGCTGCTGTTCACGCTAGGCGCAGGCGTATCGATCTACGAAGGCATCAATCACGTCCTCGATCCGCATCCGATCACGGATGTGCGCGTGAACTATATCGTCCTGGCGCTCTCCGCAGTATTTGAAGGAGCTTCCTGGTGGGTCGCATTCAAACGGTTCGGAAAACTCAAAGGCCGTCGCGGCTATTGGGAGGCCATACGCGATAGCAAAGATCCACCCTCTTTCATGGTCCTGTTCGAGGATACGGCCTCCCTCATAGGTATCGTCATCGCAGCCATCGGAAACGTTCTCTCGGTTCGGCTGGACTTGCCAGCGCTCGACGGCGCTGCTTCGATCCTCATCGGCCTCGTTCTGGCGTTTGCCGCCACTGTTCTCGCGCGTGAGAACAAGGCGCTTCTCATCGGCGAACGCGCCAGCGACGAAGTTATCCATTCTATTCTAACGCTGGCCATCAGTGAGCCGAGCGTCGAGGGAGCCAATAACGTCTTCGCCGTTCACTTATCGCCGGATCAAATCCTAGCGGCGCTGAGCCTGGAATTCGCAGATGAACTCCGCACACCTCAAATCGAAGCTGCCGTAATCCGCCTCGAGGGGCAAATCCGCAAGAAGCATCCGGAGGTCATCGCTCTCTTCATCAAACCGCAAACACGCCGATCATTCGAGCAAATGCGCGCCGGGCGGCACATCGATACAGAAAGTACTCCCTGA
- a CDS encoding c-type cytochrome — MARVLALLFLWAFCAGDCLAAERVLTLSFGGEPHRMTAAELLARPDVTDLNVPNDVSYNRKMTYRAVPLLGVLGAALDGDFNTIEARASDGYVSQIPSELVKKGSEGGAVAWIAVEDPGKPWPNLPDRDVSAGPFYLIWEGAQRSAVGNELWPFSVVSLSGVDDPVKRWPQLAVDRSLADDAAERKGQIVFVKNCMTCHRIDGAGYGEMGPDLGRPMHATEYITERGLKALIRNPKAVRTWPQQQMEGFGEEAISNSELDALVSYLAYMGRRKSGGVAFPSKPTP, encoded by the coding sequence ATGGCACGGGTATTGGCGCTCTTGTTCCTATGGGCTTTCTGCGCGGGAGACTGCCTCGCGGCTGAGCGCGTGCTGACGTTGTCATTCGGTGGCGAACCACATCGCATGACCGCTGCGGAGCTTCTAGCGCGGCCCGATGTAACTGACCTCAACGTTCCCAACGACGTCTCATATAATCGCAAAATGACGTATCGCGCCGTGCCGCTTCTCGGCGTGCTTGGCGCTGCTTTAGACGGCGATTTCAATACCATCGAAGCTCGCGCCAGCGACGGATACGTATCGCAAATTCCAAGCGAGCTGGTGAAGAAGGGTTCCGAGGGCGGAGCCGTTGCGTGGATCGCGGTGGAAGACCCAGGCAAGCCTTGGCCAAATCTTCCAGATCGAGACGTGAGCGCTGGTCCGTTCTATCTGATCTGGGAAGGCGCGCAGCGTTCCGCTGTCGGCAACGAGCTTTGGCCGTTCTCCGTCGTTTCGCTTTCCGGTGTGGACGATCCGGTCAAGCGCTGGCCGCAATTGGCCGTGGATCGATCGCTCGCAGACGATGCAGCCGAGCGGAAGGGGCAAATCGTGTTCGTCAAGAACTGCATGACGTGTCACCGCATCGACGGCGCGGGATATGGCGAGATGGGGCCGGATCTTGGTCGACCAATGCACGCAACCGAATACATAACCGAGCGCGGACTAAAGGCGCTGATCCGCAATCCAAAAGCGGTGCGCACCTGGCCCCAGCAGCAAATGGAAGGGTTCGGCGAGGAGGCGATTTCGAATTCGGAGCTCGATGCGCTCGTCAGCTATCTTGCCTACATGGGGAGGCGAAAATCTGGTGGTGTCGCTTTCCCTTCTAAGCCAACGCCGTAA
- a CDS encoding cupin domain-containing protein — translation MATSPDLTCRVIRAADTYDGKQGLTYFCGIASETVGSKGICMHLLTVPAGGRAKAHLHENHETAIYMLDGEVLTLFGHRLENCIPTRAGDLVYIPAGIPHLPINVSDKPASAVIARTDPNEQESVVLLPELEALVEERLASLQKSGIPQRQSRADLNPAQS, via the coding sequence ATGGCTACTTCTCCAGATCTCACATGCCGAGTTATTCGTGCGGCGGATACTTATGACGGGAAGCAGGGGCTGACTTACTTTTGTGGTATCGCCTCGGAGACCGTTGGCTCGAAAGGCATCTGCATGCATCTCTTGACCGTCCCAGCCGGCGGACGGGCCAAGGCGCATCTGCATGAAAATCATGAGACCGCGATTTATATGCTGGACGGTGAGGTCTTGACGCTTTTCGGGCATCGGCTCGAGAACTGCATCCCGACGCGAGCAGGCGACCTCGTGTATATTCCGGCGGGTATTCCGCATCTGCCGATCAATGTGAGCGACAAGCCGGCGTCTGCGGTGATTGCGCGTACAGATCCCAACGAGCAGGAAAGTGTCGTTCTTCTGCCGGAGCTGGAGGCTCTGGTCGAAGAGAGGCTCGCGTCGCTGCAAAAGTCAGGTATTCCTCAGCGGCAATCGCGTGCGGATCTCAATCCAGCGCAGTCGTAA